The proteins below are encoded in one region of Sphingobium yanoikuyae:
- a CDS encoding HpcH/HpaI aldolase/citrate lyase family protein produces the protein MQLRHARSLLFLPASNPRAVAKARTLACDMVILDLEDAVPDADKAAALDAAVEAVGEGFGGRLMAVRINVEGMPSHGPEMVALKRTAVDYVVLPKVENAKQVKDVYSVAQKPVIAMIESAKGVLAAPAIAAGEGCAALFVGTNDLRKDLSIPPSAGRAGLAHVLQSVVLAARAAGIAVFDGVFNRLDDEAGLEAECAEGHGFGFDGKTLIHPGQVPVANQAFGPDAQAVADARRLIEAATGGAERFEGRMIEAMHVDEARALVARAEAVGQ, from the coding sequence ATGCAGTTGCGCCACGCCCGATCCCTGCTGTTCCTGCCCGCGTCCAATCCGCGCGCGGTGGCCAAGGCGCGCACGCTGGCGTGCGACATGGTGATCCTGGACCTGGAGGATGCGGTGCCCGACGCGGACAAGGCGGCGGCGCTGGACGCGGCGGTGGAGGCCGTGGGCGAGGGCTTTGGCGGGCGGCTGATGGCGGTGCGGATCAATGTCGAGGGGATGCCCTCGCATGGGCCGGAGATGGTGGCGCTCAAGCGCACCGCGGTCGACTATGTGGTGCTGCCCAAGGTCGAGAATGCCAAGCAGGTGAAGGATGTCTATTCCGTCGCGCAGAAGCCGGTGATCGCGATGATCGAGAGCGCGAAGGGCGTGCTGGCGGCGCCGGCGATCGCAGCGGGCGAGGGCTGCGCCGCTTTGTTCGTGGGTACCAATGATTTGCGCAAGGATCTGAGCATTCCGCCGTCGGCCGGGCGGGCGGGGCTGGCCCATGTGCTGCAGAGCGTGGTGCTGGCGGCGCGGGCGGCGGGGATCGCGGTGTTCGACGGCGTGTTCAACCGGCTGGACGACGAGGCGGGGCTGGAGGCGGAATGCGCCGAGGGGCATGGCTTCGGCTTTGACGGCAAGACGCTGATCCACCCCGGACAGGTGCCGGTGGCGAACCAGGCGTTCGGCCCGGACGCGCAGGCGGTGGCGGATGCGCGCCGGCTGATCGAGGCGGCGACTGGCGGGGCCGAGCGCTTCGAGGGGCGGATGATCGAGGCGATGCATGTCGACGAGGCGCGGGCGCTGGTGGCGCGGGCGGAGGCGGTCGGGCAATAG
- a CDS encoding quinoprotein dehydrogenase-associated SoxYZ-like carrier: MNRRKTLTAMAMFCLLASGGIAPARAPYPADPLHSPMWTAHAQTIFGDDPVRFDPRVKVSYPEIAENQRSFPVALDARGLGQDLGPVRRMLILADLNPIPIAIDYRPDGAEPYVATRIKLDQRTPVRGAVQLADGQWLVSGGWVDAAGGGCSAPPVSRVKGDWAQHLGEMRGEAWPMADGASRLRVTFRHPMDTGFVANIPTYHIEQMRVTGADGGLLGEMEIWAAVAEDPAITLMPRAHPGDTLSIAARDTNGRAYLAKVTVARQSPLPTATGATGR, encoded by the coding sequence ATGAACAGGCGCAAGACCCTGACAGCCATGGCGATGTTCTGCCTGCTGGCAAGCGGCGGCATCGCGCCCGCCCGCGCGCCCTATCCCGCCGATCCGCTGCACTCGCCGATGTGGACCGCCCATGCGCAGACCATCTTCGGCGACGATCCGGTCCGCTTCGATCCGCGCGTGAAGGTCAGCTATCCCGAAATCGCGGAAAACCAGCGCAGCTTCCCGGTCGCGCTCGACGCGCGTGGCCTCGGTCAGGACCTCGGCCCCGTCAGGCGCATGCTGATCCTGGCCGATCTCAATCCCATCCCGATCGCCATCGACTATCGCCCCGACGGCGCCGAACCTTATGTCGCCACCCGCATCAAGCTCGACCAGCGCACCCCGGTGCGCGGCGCGGTGCAACTGGCGGACGGCCAATGGCTGGTCAGCGGCGGCTGGGTCGATGCGGCGGGCGGCGGCTGTTCGGCCCCACCGGTCAGCCGGGTGAAGGGCGACTGGGCCCAGCATCTGGGCGAAATGCGAGGCGAAGCCTGGCCGATGGCCGATGGCGCCAGCCGGCTGCGCGTCACCTTCCGCCATCCCATGGACACCGGCTTCGTCGCCAATATCCCGACCTATCATATCGAACAGATGCGCGTGACCGGCGCCGACGGCGGGCTGCTCGGCGAGATGGAGATATGGGCCGCCGTGGCGGAAGACCCCGCCATCACCCTGATGCCCCGCGCCCATCCCGGCGACACGCTCTCCATCGCCGCGCGCGACACCAATGGCCGCGCCTATCTCGCCAAGGTGACCGTCGCCCGCCAGTCCCCACTGCCCACTGCCACCGGCGCGACCGGCCGATGA
- a CDS encoding NfeD family protein has protein sequence MTDWLTLLQDHWAWLVFAALLAIAEVLIPGVFLIWIAIAAAITGLAALALPIGIPLQLLIFAALSVISVWAGRRWYVDNPVPSTDPNLNDRTARLIGELVTVVEPIRGGEGRVKVGDSVWTARGPDSEAGARVRVTGAEGAVLRVEGT, from the coding sequence ATGACCGACTGGCTCACCCTGCTCCAGGATCATTGGGCCTGGCTGGTCTTCGCCGCGCTGCTGGCGATTGCGGAGGTGCTGATCCCCGGCGTCTTCCTGATCTGGATCGCGATCGCCGCCGCCATCACCGGCCTCGCCGCGCTGGCGCTGCCGATCGGCATTCCGCTCCAGCTGCTGATCTTCGCCGCGCTCTCGGTCATTTCGGTCTGGGCCGGGCGGCGCTGGTATGTGGACAATCCGGTGCCCTCGACCGACCCCAATCTCAACGACCGCACCGCCCGCCTGATCGGCGAACTGGTGACCGTCGTGGAACCGATCCGCGGCGGCGAAGGCCGGGTCAAGGTCGGCGACAGCGTCTGGACCGCCCGCGGCCCGGATAGCGAAGCGGGCGCGCGGGTCCGCGTGACCGGGGCCGAGGGCGCAGTGCTGCGGGTGGAGGGCACCTGA
- a CDS encoding type II toxin-antitoxin system ParD family antitoxin produces MARNTSVTIGDHFTRFISDQVQTGRYGSASDVVRAGLRLLEEREAQVQALQAALIAGEESGAATPFDFEAFKAAKRGG; encoded by the coding sequence ATGGCGCGCAACACATCGGTGACGATCGGCGATCATTTTACCCGCTTCATCAGCGATCAGGTGCAGACCGGTCGCTATGGATCGGCGAGCGATGTCGTGCGGGCGGGGCTGCGCTTGCTGGAAGAGCGTGAGGCGCAGGTGCAGGCGTTGCAGGCGGCGCTGATTGCCGGGGAGGAGTCGGGCGCAGCGACGCCGTTTGATTTTGAGGCGTTCAAGGCGGCCAAGCGCGGCGGCTGA
- a CDS encoding DUF885 domain-containing protein, which produces MTTSRRDFLVAGSSALALSALPARALAQATSADARAETLLAGMAEAMLADAPETASGLGLDTGARAPLKARLGDKSPAGQARIAAHVKDRLTQLRAIDLDALSPATRTDVEVVRAAHELADAGFAFPFGDMAMMNSNWSYRNAPYAVAQNTGAFIETPDFLDANHGIATPADADAYLERLTQYAANLDGETERLKHDAGIGVVAPAFLLDKTLGQMKAVQGQPIDQWVPVASIARRTRDMQGDYAAKAERITRTAIAPALARQAAELTRQRGLATMDAGVWKLPQGDAYYGWALQAGTTTTMSPDEVHALGQEQLKALQSEMDRLLKSLGMTKGTVGERMTAMGKDPRYLFPNDDKGRQQILSYIDGRLADIRTRLPRAFATLVPAKLVVKRVPVEIEAGAPGAYAGAGTIDGSVPGNYYINLRDTSIWPRYSLPTLCYHEGIPGHIWQGEYTYKLPLIRSMLAFNAYSEGWALYAEQLGDELGAYDGDVAGRLGYLQSIAYRCCRLVVDTGLHAKRWTREQAIHWFATTNGSTVEDVQGEVDRYCAWPGQACGYKVGHGEIVRLRAQAQQALGDKFDFRLFNDAVVKGGGVPMTVLAKNVDAYVAQRKGA; this is translated from the coding sequence ATGACGACCTCCCGCCGCGATTTTCTCGTCGCCGGCTCCTCCGCCCTCGCTTTGTCCGCGCTCCCCGCCCGCGCCCTGGCGCAGGCGACCAGCGCAGACGCCCGCGCCGAAACCCTGCTCGCCGGCATGGCCGAAGCGATGCTGGCCGATGCGCCCGAAACGGCGAGCGGCCTTGGCCTCGACACCGGCGCCCGCGCCCCGCTGAAAGCGCGCCTTGGCGACAAGAGCCCGGCCGGCCAGGCCCGGATCGCCGCCCATGTGAAGGATCGCCTGACCCAGCTGCGCGCCATCGATCTCGACGCCCTGTCGCCCGCCACCCGCACCGATGTGGAGGTGGTGCGCGCCGCCCATGAACTGGCCGATGCCGGCTTCGCCTTCCCCTTTGGCGACATGGCGATGATGAACAGCAACTGGTCCTATCGCAACGCGCCCTATGCCGTCGCGCAGAATACCGGCGCCTTCATCGAGACGCCCGATTTCCTCGACGCCAATCATGGCATCGCCACCCCGGCCGACGCCGACGCCTATCTCGAACGCCTCACCCAATATGCCGCCAATCTCGACGGCGAGACCGAGCGGTTGAAGCATGACGCCGGCATCGGCGTCGTCGCCCCCGCCTTCCTGCTCGACAAGACGCTGGGCCAGATGAAGGCGGTGCAGGGCCAGCCGATCGACCAGTGGGTGCCGGTCGCCTCGATCGCGCGCCGCACCCGCGACATGCAGGGCGATTATGCCGCCAAGGCGGAACGGATCACCCGCACCGCCATCGCCCCCGCCCTTGCCCGCCAGGCCGCCGAACTCACCCGCCAGCGTGGCCTTGCCACCATGGATGCGGGCGTGTGGAAATTGCCGCAGGGCGATGCCTATTATGGCTGGGCGCTGCAGGCCGGCACCACCACCACCATGTCGCCAGACGAAGTCCATGCGCTGGGCCAGGAACAGCTCAAGGCCCTCCAGTCGGAAATGGACCGGCTCTTGAAATCCCTCGGCATGACCAAGGGGACCGTGGGCGAGCGGATGACGGCGATGGGCAAGGATCCGCGCTATCTCTTCCCCAATGACGACAAGGGTCGCCAGCAGATCCTCTCCTATATCGACGGGCGCCTCGCCGATATCCGCACCCGCCTGCCCCGCGCCTTCGCGACTTTGGTGCCGGCCAAGCTGGTGGTGAAGCGGGTGCCGGTGGAGATCGAGGCCGGGGCGCCGGGCGCCTATGCCGGCGCGGGCACGATCGACGGCAGCGTGCCGGGCAATTATTATATCAACCTGCGCGATACCAGCATCTGGCCGCGCTATTCGCTGCCGACGCTTTGCTATCATGAGGGGATTCCGGGCCATATCTGGCAGGGCGAATATACCTACAAGCTCCCCCTGATCCGCTCCATGCTCGCCTTCAACGCCTATTCGGAGGGTTGGGCGCTCTATGCCGAGCAGCTGGGCGACGAGTTGGGCGCCTATGATGGCGATGTCGCCGGGCGGCTGGGCTATCTCCAGTCGATCGCCTATCGCTGCTGCCGTCTGGTGGTCGACACCGGCCTCCATGCCAAGCGCTGGACCCGCGAACAGGCGATCCACTGGTTCGCCACCACCAACGGCTCCACGGTCGAGGATGTGCAGGGCGAAGTCGACCGTTATTGCGCCTGGCCGGGCCAGGCCTGCGGCTACAAGGTCGGCCATGGCGAAATCGTCCGCCTGCGGGCACAGGCGCAACAGGCGCTGGGCGACAAGTTCGACTTCCGCCTGTTCAACGACGCCGTGGTCAAGGGCGGCGGCGTGCCGATGACCGTGCTGGCGAAAAATGTCGACGCCTATGTCGCCCAGAGGAAGGGGGCGTAA
- a CDS encoding pseudoazurin, whose protein sequence is MLHRSALAIIGGLAMASAMPAAAKDITVHMKNKGADGAMVFEPSFVKAAPGDVIHFQPTDPSHNAETISTMLPAGATPMKGAMNKEAVLTVSKPGLYGIKCMPHYSMGMVALVQVGKPTAADVMAAKAVKLPPFAAKRMNAALAQVK, encoded by the coding sequence ATGCTTCATCGTTCGGCGCTGGCGATCATCGGCGGCCTGGCCATGGCCAGTGCGATGCCGGCCGCGGCCAAGGACATCACCGTCCATATGAAGAACAAGGGCGCCGATGGCGCGATGGTGTTCGAGCCGTCTTTCGTGAAGGCGGCGCCGGGCGACGTGATCCATTTCCAGCCGACCGATCCCAGCCATAATGCCGAGACCATCTCCACCATGCTGCCGGCCGGCGCGACCCCGATGAAGGGGGCGATGAACAAGGAGGCGGTGCTGACCGTCAGCAAGCCGGGCCTCTATGGCATCAAGTGCATGCCCCATTATTCGATGGGCATGGTGGCGCTGGTGCAGGTGGGCAAGCCGACGGCGGCCGATGTGATGGCGGCCAAGGCGGTCAAGTTGCCGCCCTTCGCCGCCAAGCGGATGAATGCGGCGCTGGCCCAGGTGAAATAA
- a CDS encoding rhodanese-like domain-containing protein, translated as MRARIGLMAVLLLVPGVTQARAQEAGLFDAEGYRIAHYRGPVHRPPEGVGRIAPAAIAGLRPDVDMILIDVLPAEGGHREADGRWQLAQPHESIPGAHWFPESGRGAPMPDIADWFAHGVARLTGGRRDRMIVTFCRADCWMGWNAARRLRAMGYRNIWWLAEGTDGWRDLGRDLRPVQPARR; from the coding sequence ATGCGGGCGAGGATCGGGCTGATGGCGGTGCTGCTGCTGGTGCCGGGCGTGACGCAGGCGCGGGCGCAGGAGGCTGGCCTGTTCGACGCAGAGGGGTATCGCATTGCCCATTATCGTGGGCCGGTGCATCGCCCGCCCGAGGGGGTAGGCAGGATCGCGCCGGCCGCGATCGCCGGGCTGCGGCCGGATGTCGACATGATCCTGATCGACGTGCTGCCGGCCGAGGGCGGCCATCGCGAGGCGGACGGACGCTGGCAACTGGCGCAGCCGCATGAGAGCATCCCCGGCGCCCACTGGTTTCCCGAAAGCGGGCGGGGCGCGCCGATGCCGGATATCGCGGACTGGTTCGCGCACGGGGTTGCGCGGCTGACCGGCGGGAGGCGCGACCGGATGATCGTCACCTTCTGCCGCGCGGATTGCTGGATGGGCTGGAATGCGGCGCGACGGCTGCGGGCGATGGGCTATCGCAACATCTGGTGGCTGGCCGAGGGGACGGACGGCTGGCGCGATCTGGGCCGCGACCTGAGGCCCGTCCAACCCGCGCGCCGATAG
- a CDS encoding quinoprotein relay system zinc metallohydrolase 1: MMLNRRQALAGMTGALPLLAGAATDEYRIDPQPVADGLWMIHGADEPMRFANGGAIANITIIATPAGTLLVDAGPSIRYGHMLRKVAETLTGQPVIRVYVTHLHPDHGMGIAAFDPAIVAALPGTIADMERDGRGFSDALYRLLGDWMRGTDLALPGRRIDQPAEDFGGRRLQLLPLAGHSNADLALLDERTGTLIAGDLLFLDRAPSTPTANLARWRESLDTLARLPHKAVIPGHGPFDPGGIRAIAQTRDWLDWLDTTLRTAVQSGLDMVEAGTLPIPDRFATMAAARYELQRSVAHLYPALEAELLPRVDLPEG, encoded by the coding sequence ATGATGCTCAACCGCCGACAGGCGCTGGCCGGCATGACCGGCGCCCTCCCGCTGCTGGCCGGCGCCGCGACGGACGAGTATCGCATCGATCCGCAGCCGGTCGCCGATGGCCTGTGGATGATCCATGGCGCCGACGAACCGATGCGCTTCGCCAATGGCGGCGCGATCGCCAATATTACGATCATCGCCACCCCGGCCGGCACGCTGCTTGTCGATGCCGGCCCCTCGATCCGCTATGGCCACATGCTCAGGAAAGTGGCGGAGACGCTGACCGGCCAGCCGGTCATACGGGTCTATGTCACCCATCTCCATCCCGACCATGGCATGGGCATCGCCGCCTTCGATCCCGCCATCGTCGCCGCCCTGCCCGGCACCATCGCCGACATGGAACGGGACGGACGCGGTTTTTCCGATGCGCTCTATCGCCTGCTGGGCGACTGGATGCGCGGCACCGACCTCGCCCTGCCGGGCCGGCGGATCGACCAGCCGGCGGAGGATTTCGGCGGCCGCCGCCTGCAACTGCTGCCGCTCGCCGGCCACAGCAATGCCGATCTCGCCTTGTTGGACGAACGCACCGGCACGCTGATCGCCGGCGACCTGCTCTTCCTCGACCGCGCGCCCAGCACCCCGACAGCAAACCTCGCCCGCTGGCGCGAGAGCCTGGATACGCTCGCCAGATTGCCGCACAAGGCGGTGATCCCCGGCCATGGCCCGTTCGATCCCGGCGGCATTCGGGCCATCGCCCAGACCCGCGACTGGCTCGACTGGCTCGACACGACGCTGCGCACCGCCGTGCAGTCCGGCCTCGACATGGTGGAGGCCGGCACTCTCCCCATCCCCGACCGCTTCGCCACCATGGCCGCCGCCCGCTACGAGCTGCAACGCAGCGTCGCCCACCTCTATCCCGCGCTGGAGGCGGAACTGCTGCCCAGGGTGGACCTGCCGGAGGGATGA
- a CDS encoding type II toxin-antitoxin system RelE/ParE family toxin — protein MKRLLFTPAAQADLSDIWDYSAATWGADQADLYIDAIRDVCLALADGRRPGLPVDVRAGYRKAPAGSHMIYYRDGGDHLAIVRVLHGRQDTGRYLA, from the coding sequence GTGAAGCGGCTGCTTTTTACGCCGGCGGCGCAGGCCGATCTGTCCGACATCTGGGATTATAGCGCGGCGACCTGGGGCGCGGATCAGGCCGATCTCTATATCGATGCGATCCGCGATGTCTGTCTGGCATTGGCGGATGGGCGGCGGCCGGGGCTGCCGGTCGATGTGCGGGCCGGTTATCGCAAGGCGCCAGCGGGATCGCACATGATCTATTATCGCGACGGTGGCGATCATCTGGCCATTGTCCGTGTCCTGCATGGGCGACAGGATACGGGGCGGTATTTGGCCTGA
- a CDS encoding SPFH domain-containing protein, translated as MVTTFALTVTFLVLFYLAVSVKVVRQGYQYTIERFGRFTEVAKPGLNFYPAFFYAVGRKINMMEQVVDIPGQEIITKDNAMVSVDGVVFFQVLDAAKAAYEVSELYVAIMQLATTNLRTVMGSMDLDETLSKRDEINARLLSVVDHATNAWGIKITRVELKDIRPPADIVNAMGRQMKAEREKRANILEAEGLKSSEILRAEGQKQSQILEAEGRREAAFRDAEAREREAEAEAKATQMVSDAIAAGNPQALNYFIAQKYTDAVQQFATSPNAKTILFPVEATQLIGTLGGIGQLAKEALADTPTPPAPPAAPRRGPFGQTQG; from the coding sequence ATGGTGACGACCTTCGCACTCACGGTCACGTTTCTGGTGCTCTTCTACCTGGCGGTCAGCGTCAAGGTGGTGCGGCAGGGCTATCAATATACCATCGAGCGTTTCGGCCGCTTTACCGAGGTGGCGAAGCCCGGCCTCAATTTCTACCCCGCCTTCTTCTACGCCGTCGGTCGCAAGATCAACATGATGGAGCAGGTCGTCGACATTCCGGGGCAGGAAATCATCACCAAGGACAATGCCATGGTGTCGGTCGACGGCGTCGTCTTCTTCCAGGTGCTCGACGCCGCCAAGGCCGCCTATGAAGTGTCCGAACTCTATGTCGCCATCATGCAGCTCGCCACCACCAATTTGCGCACCGTGATGGGCTCGATGGACCTCGACGAAACCCTGTCGAAGCGCGACGAGATCAACGCCCGCCTCCTCTCCGTGGTCGATCATGCCACCAACGCCTGGGGCATCAAGATCACCCGCGTCGAACTCAAGGACATCCGCCCGCCCGCCGACATCGTCAACGCCATGGGCCGGCAGATGAAGGCGGAGCGCGAGAAGCGCGCCAACATCCTGGAAGCCGAGGGCCTGAAAAGCAGCGAGATCCTGCGCGCCGAGGGCCAGAAACAGTCGCAGATCCTGGAAGCCGAAGGCCGCCGCGAAGCCGCCTTCCGCGATGCCGAGGCGCGCGAGCGCGAGGCGGAAGCCGAAGCCAAGGCGACCCAGATGGTGTCGGACGCGATAGCCGCGGGCAATCCGCAGGCGCTCAATTACTTCATCGCCCAGAAATATACCGACGCGGTGCAACAATTCGCCACCTCGCCCAATGCCAAGACCATCCTCTTCCCGGTCGAGGCGACCCAGCTGATCGGCACGCTCGGCGGCATCGGCCAGCTCGCCAAGGAAGCGCTGGCCGACACCCCCACCCCACCCGCGCCACCCGCCGCGCCACGCCGGGGACCGTTCGGCCAGACCCAGGGCTGA
- a CDS encoding tetratricopeptide repeat protein has protein sequence MLPEMPVQGWILIALAAAAYTPALYVYRYLSDSPARHDVTAPPKDFSWRTPQHFYRNVLIVIGLVALAGFIFTSTAENFARSPSFFPLLIAAGGLWSLWTVCRGIVCGQIEPLVRGFSRIYERTEQPKRFWVSVAWNGFLGCLFLWLAFVTAGEAPDRAMRGKCSNYEDHFSPSEAVAACNQLLAGDARASDRSDFLLSRGNAHYELKHYRQAQRDYAESIRLDPESSAAWYNLGLVYGGLGQPNQALDAYTKAISFNDRNDEAYENRAALYLNRQEFDLAIKDFNRVVELKPDDPQALENRRLAYAWKKEKAKAWQDLGAIGAVDEESTVLLHQQALRSLKVNDPRRAIEYLTQAIAGNRRDRWAITLRAEIYDRLGETEKGKADTERLLELNRLDAGHGRQH, from the coding sequence ATGTTGCCTGAAATGCCGGTTCAAGGCTGGATTCTGATTGCGCTTGCTGCCGCGGCTTATACGCCTGCGCTGTATGTCTACCGTTATTTGTCCGATAGCCCGGCGCGACACGACGTGACTGCTCCTCCAAAGGATTTCAGTTGGCGGACTCCTCAACACTTCTATCGAAATGTCCTGATCGTCATTGGACTGGTTGCGTTGGCCGGCTTCATCTTCACATCCACTGCCGAAAATTTCGCGCGATCACCTTCCTTTTTTCCGCTGTTGATTGCAGCAGGCGGTCTTTGGTCGCTGTGGACGGTATGTAGAGGGATAGTTTGCGGACAGATCGAACCGCTGGTTCGCGGTTTTTCACGGATTTATGAGCGAACTGAGCAACCCAAGCGTTTCTGGGTTTCGGTGGCCTGGAACGGCTTTCTGGGGTGTCTGTTCCTCTGGCTGGCTTTTGTGACTGCTGGCGAAGCGCCGGATCGTGCGATGCGCGGCAAATGCTCAAATTATGAAGACCATTTCTCACCGAGCGAGGCTGTAGCCGCCTGTAATCAGTTGCTGGCAGGTGATGCGCGCGCCAGCGATCGGTCAGACTTTCTGTTATCGCGGGGTAATGCCCATTACGAACTTAAACATTATCGGCAGGCTCAACGCGATTATGCGGAGTCGATCCGGCTTGATCCCGAAAGCTCCGCTGCCTGGTATAATTTAGGTTTGGTCTATGGGGGCTTGGGTCAGCCAAACCAAGCTTTGGATGCCTATACCAAGGCAATATCTTTCAACGATCGGAACGACGAGGCTTATGAGAACAGAGCAGCGCTCTACCTGAACAGGCAGGAGTTCGATCTCGCAATCAAGGATTTCAATCGAGTAGTTGAGCTGAAGCCTGACGACCCCCAGGCTCTGGAAAATCGCCGGCTCGCATATGCCTGGAAAAAGGAGAAGGCCAAGGCGTGGCAGGATCTTGGCGCTATTGGTGCAGTCGATGAGGAAAGCACCGTTCTTTTGCACCAGCAGGCGTTGCGCAGTCTCAAGGTCAACGATCCGCGCCGGGCAATTGAATATCTTACGCAGGCGATAGCGGGCAATCGCCGCGACAGGTGGGCAATCACCTTGCGCGCGGAAATTTACGATCGTCTTGGCGAGACCGAAAAGGGCAAGGCGGACACCGAAAGGCTCTTGGAACTGAACCGGCTCGATGCAGGGCATGGGCGGCAGCATTGA
- a CDS encoding lactate/malate family dehydrogenase: MAVRFDKVAIIGTGHVGATAAYAMMLRGLFTQIMLIDADGPRAQAEALDIADANALARPAHVLRGDYRDAGDAAIVVITAGATTHGEESRLSVAGRSAAIVADCARRVVEAGFGGVMIVASNPVDAMAQVAQRASGLPMGQVIGTGTLLDSARFRRRLADRLGVAPVSVEGQVLGEHGDSEVAVFSGVRIGGVTLDQFRGGAVLDRAELAHETMRAGYAINYGKGHTSYGVATAIVRLCEAVRRDEQVVLPVSTLAHGECGVAGVYLSLPCVIGALGVSRVLAPDLDAEERAALRASAAVLQGIMDGLESH; the protein is encoded by the coding sequence ATGGCGGTGCGGTTCGACAAGGTTGCGATCATCGGGACCGGCCATGTCGGTGCCACGGCCGCCTATGCGATGATGCTGCGCGGGCTGTTCACGCAGATCATGCTGATCGATGCGGACGGGCCGCGCGCGCAGGCCGAGGCGCTGGACATTGCCGACGCCAATGCGCTGGCGCGGCCGGCCCATGTCCTGCGCGGCGATTATCGGGATGCGGGCGACGCGGCGATCGTGGTCATCACGGCCGGCGCGACCACCCATGGCGAGGAAAGCCGGCTGTCAGTCGCCGGGCGCAGCGCTGCCATCGTGGCGGACTGTGCGCGGCGGGTGGTGGAAGCGGGCTTTGGCGGGGTGATGATCGTCGCGTCCAACCCGGTCGATGCGATGGCGCAGGTGGCGCAGCGCGCGTCGGGCCTGCCGATGGGGCAGGTGATCGGCACCGGGACGCTGCTCGACAGTGCGCGCTTTCGCCGGCGGCTGGCCGATCGGCTGGGGGTGGCGCCGGTGTCGGTCGAGGGACAGGTGCTGGGCGAGCATGGCGACAGCGAGGTGGCAGTCTTTTCGGGCGTGCGGATCGGCGGGGTGACGCTGGACCAGTTTCGCGGCGGCGCGGTGCTGGACCGGGCGGAACTGGCGCATGAGACGATGCGGGCGGGCTATGCGATCAACTATGGCAAGGGCCATACAAGCTATGGCGTGGCGACGGCGATAGTGCGGCTGTGCGAGGCGGTGCGGCGCGACGAGCAGGTGGTGCTGCCGGTGTCGACCCTGGCCCATGGCGAATGCGGGGTGGCGGGCGTCTATCTGAGCCTGCCCTGCGTGATCGGGGCGCTGGGGGTGAGCCGGGTGCTGGCGCCGGACCTAGATGCGGAGGAACGGGCGGCGCTGCGGGCGTCGGCAGCGGTGTTGCAGGGCATCATGGACGGGCTGGAATCCCATTGA